Proteins encoded by one window of Akkermansia muciniphila ATCC BAA-835:
- a CDS encoding Nif3-like dinuclear metal center hexameric protein, with protein sequence MSKIELHTAISFLDGILSVNSIPDAPRALNGLQLENGGTVSKVAAAVDGSEKAIHAALETGADLLLLHHGIFWQPMQPITGIAYRKLKAAMDGNLAIYAAHLPLDVHPAYGNNALLAKACGLRPCSHDGLDYHGVSLGTHGEFPGTCAELEQKLETVLGAPVQAFWKDSPEAPAGDIFICTGGAGDDLAQAAALGCRTYVTGEGSHWNIPLAQELGVNLVFGGHYFTETFGVKALGLLLKDVYGLDYTFIDLPPSAYSH encoded by the coding sequence CCCCCCGCGCCCTGAACGGCCTTCAACTGGAAAACGGGGGCACCGTTTCCAAGGTGGCCGCCGCCGTGGACGGCTCAGAAAAGGCCATTCATGCGGCCTTGGAAACAGGTGCGGACCTGCTCCTTCTTCACCACGGCATTTTCTGGCAGCCCATGCAGCCCATTACCGGCATCGCCTACCGGAAGCTGAAAGCCGCCATGGACGGGAACCTGGCGATTTACGCCGCCCACCTTCCTCTGGACGTCCACCCCGCATACGGCAACAATGCCCTGCTGGCGAAGGCCTGCGGCCTCCGGCCATGTTCCCATGATGGGCTGGACTACCACGGCGTTTCCCTCGGTACGCACGGAGAATTTCCAGGTACATGCGCGGAATTGGAGCAAAAACTGGAAACCGTCCTCGGCGCGCCCGTGCAGGCCTTCTGGAAAGATTCCCCGGAGGCTCCGGCCGGAGATATCTTCATCTGTACCGGAGGCGCGGGAGACGATCTTGCCCAGGCAGCGGCCCTCGGCTGCCGCACCTACGTGACCGGGGAAGGCTCCCACTGGAACATCCCCCTGGCCCAGGAACTGGGCGTCAATCTGGTCTTCGGCGGCCACTACTTTACGGAGACGTTCGGCGTAAAGGCCCTGGGGCTTCTTCTCAAGGATGTTTACGGGCTGGATTATACCTTTATTGACCTGCCGCCCTCCGCCTACAGCCATTGA
- a CDS encoding RluA family pseudouridine synthase, with translation MNLTTDDADGKIRLDQYLAAHLPELSRSRIQSLIKSGDVLVNGSPAKPKNPVSRGDSITVRIPEPEPAEAQPQDIPLDILYEDEDVVVINKESGMVVHPAAGNPDGTIVNALLHHCGDLSGIGGVERPGIVHRLDKDTSGCLVIAKNDGAHQSLTAQFAARSTEKRYLAVVQGIPSQSSGTVFTHIGRHPVNRLKMAVVNPGSGKAAITDYDLLCADPSTDSSLVLCTLHTGRTHQIRVHMLYLGHPLIGDPIYAKPARQKAKPGRLMLHAWRLGFDHPRTGKRMDFEAPVPPEYTPWLQLFPNGLYGAIPELRPVQEDGGRN, from the coding sequence ATGAATCTGACTACGGACGACGCCGACGGGAAAATCCGCCTGGATCAATACCTTGCCGCCCACCTTCCGGAGCTTTCCCGCTCCAGGATCCAGAGCCTGATCAAAAGCGGTGACGTGTTGGTCAACGGCTCTCCCGCCAAGCCTAAAAACCCCGTCTCCCGCGGTGATTCCATCACCGTCCGCATTCCGGAACCGGAACCGGCGGAAGCCCAGCCTCAGGATATCCCCCTGGACATCCTGTATGAAGATGAAGACGTGGTAGTCATCAACAAGGAAAGCGGCATGGTCGTGCATCCCGCGGCCGGCAACCCGGACGGCACCATCGTAAACGCCCTGCTCCACCACTGCGGGGACCTCTCCGGCATCGGCGGAGTGGAACGCCCGGGCATCGTCCACCGCCTGGACAAGGACACCTCCGGCTGCCTGGTCATCGCAAAAAATGACGGCGCCCACCAGTCCCTGACGGCGCAGTTCGCGGCCCGAAGCACGGAAAAGCGTTATCTGGCCGTCGTCCAGGGTATTCCTTCCCAAAGTTCCGGCACGGTCTTCACCCATATCGGCCGCCATCCCGTCAATCGCCTGAAAATGGCAGTAGTCAATCCCGGTTCCGGGAAAGCCGCCATTACGGACTACGATTTGCTCTGCGCAGACCCGTCCACGGACTCCTCCCTGGTTCTGTGCACGCTGCACACGGGCAGAACCCACCAGATACGCGTGCACATGCTCTATCTGGGCCATCCGCTCATCGGGGATCCCATTTACGCCAAACCCGCCCGGCAAAAGGCAAAACCCGGCAGGCTCATGCTCCACGCGTGGCGGCTGGGCTTCGACCACCCGCGCACGGGAAAGCGCATGGATTTCGAAGCGCCCGTCCCGCCGGAATACACGCCGTGGCTCCAGCTCTTCCCCAACGGGCTTTACGGGGCCATCCCGGAGCTGCGCCCGGTACAGGAAGACGGAGGACGGAACTAA
- the pheA gene encoding prephenate dehydratase codes for METTHHGEDASPDNPPRQQKSGNTDEQTIALTKARLAIDEVDARIVELLKKRAEWVHEVGRIKKEKNSPIFVPERETALLNKLNRLNAGVLPEASLQAIYREIISCSFFLEGGLTIAYLGPKGTWSHQAALKQFGKSCELIPCQSFKDVFDMVDRGKAQYGVVPVENSSEGSVTAVMDLFVTSPLKICAQINLNIRNSLMADIPREHIRILYSHPQVLGQTRNWIQRHFPNAELVETSSTTKASILAKENAAMGAASLGCPLAAELFGLNILEEDVQDQSCNTTRFAVIGRQETQPSGRDRTSLLIRIQHKPGTLAEVVNCFQRHNNNLIRIESRPSKVINWEYVFYIDAAGHIQESPLRETLPELEQHCSMLKILGSYADTDVI; via the coding sequence ATGGAGACCACGCACCACGGGGAGGACGCCTCTCCGGACAATCCCCCCAGGCAGCAAAAAAGCGGAAACACGGATGAACAGACCATCGCCCTGACAAAGGCGCGTCTGGCCATTGACGAGGTGGACGCCCGGATTGTAGAGCTGTTAAAAAAACGCGCCGAATGGGTGCATGAAGTCGGCCGCATTAAAAAGGAAAAAAATTCCCCCATCTTCGTTCCCGAACGGGAAACGGCCCTGCTCAACAAATTGAACCGCCTGAATGCGGGCGTGCTGCCGGAAGCCTCCCTCCAGGCTATTTACCGTGAAATCATTTCCTGCTCCTTCTTTCTGGAAGGCGGCCTGACCATTGCCTACCTGGGCCCCAAAGGAACCTGGAGCCACCAGGCGGCCCTCAAGCAGTTCGGAAAAAGTTGCGAACTCATTCCGTGCCAGAGCTTCAAGGACGTATTTGACATGGTGGACCGGGGGAAGGCCCAGTACGGCGTAGTTCCCGTGGAAAACTCTTCGGAAGGTTCCGTCACCGCCGTGATGGATCTTTTCGTCACCTCTCCCCTCAAAATCTGCGCCCAAATCAATCTGAACATCCGCAACAGCCTGATGGCGGATATTCCGCGGGAACACATCCGCATCCTGTATTCCCACCCCCAGGTTCTCGGCCAGACGCGGAACTGGATCCAGCGGCATTTCCCAAACGCGGAACTCGTGGAAACGTCCTCCACCACGAAAGCCAGCATTCTTGCCAAGGAGAACGCCGCCATGGGCGCGGCATCCCTCGGCTGTCCGCTGGCCGCGGAATTGTTCGGCCTGAACATCCTGGAAGAAGACGTGCAGGACCAGTCCTGCAACACCACCCGTTTTGCCGTCATCGGACGCCAGGAAACGCAGCCCAGCGGCAGGGACCGCACCTCCCTGCTCATCCGCATCCAGCATAAACCCGGCACCCTGGCGGAAGTAGTCAACTGCTTCCAGCGGCACAACAATAACCTGATACGCATTGAATCCCGCCCGTCCAAAGTCATCAACTGGGAATACGTCTTTTACATAGATGCCGCCGGCCACATTCAGGAATCCCCCTTACGGGAAACCCTTCCGGAGCTGGAGCAGCACTGCTCCATGCTGAAGATTCTGGGCAGCTACGCGGATACGGACGTCATTTAA
- a CDS encoding alpha-L-fucosidase encodes MNIATIAALAVTLGLPAPAQQSATKIITENGQPALALDEQFAARLRDGGMKQGSPATVPAEFSAAAPGLPLPADANHAAVRETAGERNRRMEWWRDAKFGMFIHYGLYSGLAGEWKGRPGGSEWIQKNVEVDTDTYAAEALPLFKPREGLTEEWAQLARDAGCQYVVLTSKHHEGFGLFDSALTDYDAKSAVNRDIIREYVDSCRKRGLKVGLYHSVIDWHHPSYDNTICPDLCYPAGQAAMLNRKNIPRDHAAYQKYLHAQVRELMTRYAPIDIMWWDYSQGAMEGAKGWKAPELMDMVRSINPGVIMNNRLYAYSGLNKNQAGTLDLRCGDYITPERFIPRRGYPGVDWESCMTVSDKWGYNRYDTNIKSPETIIEKLVECVTKGGNLLLNVNPMADGTIPEKVAATMRGVGRWLNINGEAVYGTRAFMQLDQPATINRQGDIFIFLIPPPDKEPAQPPSEGTMKELTAGAEHARMQPLDATGYENDGGTAVTLPAGYSKALLLGDNTALPVVNGTVLFKAHEHSKTPCSVIKLSK; translated from the coding sequence ATGAACATAGCCACGATTGCCGCCCTGGCCGTCACTCTGGGACTTCCCGCCCCGGCCCAGCAGTCCGCCACTAAAATCATTACGGAAAACGGACAGCCTGCGCTGGCCCTGGACGAACAGTTCGCAGCCCGGCTGCGCGACGGCGGAATGAAGCAGGGCTCCCCGGCCACCGTTCCCGCGGAATTTTCGGCAGCAGCGCCCGGCCTCCCCCTCCCTGCGGATGCCAACCATGCCGCTGTCAGGGAAACGGCGGGGGAACGCAATCGGCGCATGGAATGGTGGAGGGATGCCAAATTCGGCATGTTCATCCATTACGGCCTGTATTCCGGATTGGCCGGGGAATGGAAAGGCAGGCCCGGAGGTTCCGAATGGATTCAAAAAAACGTGGAAGTGGATACGGATACCTACGCCGCGGAAGCTCTGCCCCTGTTCAAGCCCAGGGAAGGCCTGACGGAAGAATGGGCCCAGCTCGCCCGGGATGCAGGCTGCCAATATGTAGTGCTCACCAGCAAGCACCATGAAGGCTTCGGCCTGTTTGACAGCGCCTTGACGGATTACGACGCCAAAAGCGCCGTGAACCGGGATATCATCCGCGAATATGTGGACTCCTGCCGCAAGCGCGGCCTGAAAGTGGGCCTCTACCACTCCGTTATTGACTGGCATCACCCGTCCTATGACAACACCATCTGCCCGGACCTCTGCTACCCTGCGGGACAGGCGGCAATGCTTAACAGGAAAAACATTCCCCGCGACCACGCCGCCTACCAGAAATACCTGCACGCCCAGGTCCGGGAGCTGATGACCCGTTACGCGCCCATCGACATCATGTGGTGGGATTACTCCCAGGGAGCCATGGAGGGGGCCAAAGGCTGGAAGGCGCCGGAACTGATGGACATGGTGCGCTCCATCAATCCCGGCGTCATCATGAACAACCGCCTGTACGCTTATTCCGGCCTGAACAAAAACCAGGCCGGCACGCTGGACCTGCGCTGCGGGGACTATATTACCCCGGAACGCTTCATCCCCCGGCGCGGATATCCCGGCGTGGACTGGGAATCCTGCATGACGGTAAGCGACAAATGGGGCTACAACCGCTACGACACCAACATCAAATCTCCGGAAACCATCATTGAAAAACTGGTGGAATGCGTTACCAAGGGAGGCAATCTTCTGCTGAACGTCAATCCCATGGCGGACGGCACCATTCCGGAAAAAGTGGCCGCCACCATGCGCGGCGTAGGCCGATGGCTCAACATCAACGGTGAAGCCGTGTACGGAACACGGGCATTCATGCAGCTGGACCAGCCTGCCACCATCAATCGGCAGGGGGATATCTTCATCTTCCTGATTCCCCCGCCGGACAAGGAGCCGGCCCAGCCGCCCAGTGAAGGAACCATGAAAGAATTGACGGCGGGAGCGGAACACGCCCGCATGCAGCCGCTGGATGCCACCGGCTACGAAAATGACGGGGGAACAGCCGTCACCCTGCCCGCCGGCTATTCCAAAGCATTGCTTCTGGGAGACAACACCGCCCTTCCCGTCGTCAACGGAACGGTCCTGTTCAAGGCTCATGAACATTCCAAAACTCCCTGTTCCGTCATCAAACTGAGCAAATAG
- the ligA gene encoding NAD-dependent DNA ligase LigA, giving the protein MEEDLFSLAAGKQPSQQATNETAPRAGEARENAGTDHPGNAEDPAHRRIDYLRSELRRHNRLYYEQAEPEISDAEYDALFLELEKLEKAHPELSDPDSPTRRVGGAPLQGFNQIRHAVPMLSIDDIFEQRDAPVPDEELAEFYHKLSRALQTENVPVSVEPKIDGVALSIMYRNGKLAYAATRGDGDVGDDVTANVRTIRSVPLTLPPGAPPVLEVRGEVFMPNEAFAKLNEERDADGLPAFANPRNATAGTLKQLDPRQVAARPLAFLAHGLGAYEGPELRDAKDFWNMLRHCGIPCNEPVYYTDSLESTRQAVRDIDRLRHTLPYGTDGAVIKISSTATREALGATARAPRWAAAYKFPPEQKETTLLNIVVQVGRTGVLTPVAELQPVLLSGSTVARATLHNQDEIDRKDVRIGDTVLVEKAGEIIPAVLKVNLSKRPQDARPYSILEATKGLCPACGNPIMKEEGKVAWRCTNFTCPAQAVTGITHFCSRSALDVESIGSSVAEALRSSGLASSALDLFSLMPDQLANLNLGTPEEPRRYGEKNARKALDALQNARGLPLERWLIAFGIPLVGEVVAKALADTHPDLKHVADSPYLRDIVRLDELVEQAAKTNPNTRENKKAVKEGALSAEAVQERHQELMEEIDRLTAPYLATGYLRKNTAKFSYGSEIGVAAAKSLRSFFASAAGNHTMDVLHRLGINPQSQSYRASLLEIPAGSLSGKTFVITGTLSHPRDYFEQLIASHGGKATGAISKSTSCLLAGNGGGSKRDKALKLGVPVISEEDFYKMIGN; this is encoded by the coding sequence ATGGAGGAAGACCTTTTTTCCCTGGCAGCCGGCAAACAGCCTTCACAGCAGGCAACAAATGAAACGGCACCCCGGGCCGGGGAGGCGCGGGAAAATGCCGGCACCGACCACCCCGGAAACGCGGAGGACCCCGCTCACCGCCGCATAGACTATTTGCGTTCCGAACTGCGCCGCCACAACCGTCTGTATTACGAACAGGCGGAACCGGAGATTTCCGACGCGGAATATGACGCCCTGTTCCTGGAGCTGGAAAAATTGGAAAAAGCCCATCCCGAACTGTCGGATCCGGACTCCCCCACGCGCCGCGTAGGCGGCGCCCCTCTCCAGGGCTTCAACCAGATCAGACATGCGGTGCCCATGTTGTCTATTGACGACATTTTTGAGCAGCGGGACGCCCCCGTACCGGATGAAGAACTGGCGGAATTCTACCATAAGCTGTCCAGGGCGCTGCAAACGGAGAACGTGCCCGTCTCCGTTGAGCCCAAGATTGACGGAGTGGCCCTTTCCATCATGTACCGCAATGGGAAGCTGGCTTATGCGGCCACGCGCGGAGACGGAGACGTGGGGGACGACGTAACGGCCAACGTCCGCACCATCCGCAGCGTCCCCCTCACCCTCCCCCCCGGCGCGCCGCCCGTGCTGGAAGTGCGCGGGGAAGTCTTCATGCCCAATGAAGCCTTTGCCAAACTGAATGAAGAACGGGACGCCGACGGGCTCCCCGCATTCGCCAACCCGCGCAACGCCACCGCCGGAACCCTCAAGCAGCTGGACCCTCGGCAAGTGGCCGCCCGGCCGCTGGCCTTCCTGGCCCACGGATTGGGCGCGTATGAAGGCCCGGAACTCAGGGACGCAAAAGACTTCTGGAACATGCTCCGCCATTGCGGCATCCCCTGCAATGAGCCGGTGTATTACACGGACAGCCTGGAATCCACCCGCCAGGCCGTGCGGGATATTGACAGGCTCCGCCATACGCTCCCCTACGGCACGGACGGAGCCGTTATTAAAATCAGCTCCACGGCTACGCGGGAAGCGCTGGGAGCTACGGCTCGCGCGCCCCGCTGGGCGGCGGCGTATAAATTCCCCCCGGAACAGAAGGAAACCACCCTGCTGAATATTGTCGTGCAGGTAGGACGCACCGGGGTGCTGACACCTGTGGCGGAATTGCAGCCTGTGCTGCTGTCCGGTTCTACGGTAGCCCGGGCCACCCTCCACAACCAGGATGAAATCGACCGGAAGGACGTTCGCATAGGCGATACGGTGCTGGTGGAAAAGGCGGGGGAAATCATCCCGGCCGTTCTGAAAGTGAACCTTTCCAAACGCCCGCAGGACGCCAGGCCCTACAGCATCCTGGAAGCCACGAAAGGGCTGTGCCCCGCCTGCGGCAACCCCATCATGAAGGAAGAAGGGAAAGTAGCCTGGCGCTGCACCAACTTCACCTGCCCCGCGCAGGCCGTCACGGGCATCACCCATTTCTGTTCCCGGTCCGCTCTGGATGTGGAAAGCATCGGCTCTTCCGTGGCGGAAGCGCTGAGAAGCTCCGGACTGGCGTCCTCCGCGCTGGACCTTTTCTCCCTGATGCCGGACCAGCTCGCCAACCTGAACCTGGGCACGCCGGAAGAACCGCGCCGTTACGGGGAAAAGAATGCCCGGAAAGCGCTGGACGCCCTGCAAAACGCGCGAGGGCTTCCTCTGGAGCGCTGGCTCATCGCCTTCGGCATTCCCCTGGTGGGGGAAGTTGTCGCCAAGGCGCTGGCGGACACGCATCCCGACCTGAAGCATGTGGCGGATTCTCCCTACCTCCGGGACATCGTCCGCCTGGATGAACTGGTGGAACAGGCCGCCAAAACCAACCCCAACACCCGCGAAAACAAAAAGGCGGTGAAGGAAGGCGCGCTTTCCGCAGAGGCGGTACAGGAGCGCCACCAGGAACTGATGGAGGAAATCGACCGCCTGACCGCTCCCTATCTGGCAACGGGCTACCTGCGTAAAAACACGGCCAAATTCAGCTATGGCTCCGAAATCGGCGTGGCGGCGGCCAAATCCCTCCGGAGCTTTTTCGCCTCCGCAGCAGGGAACCATACCATGGACGTCCTGCACAGACTGGGCATCAATCCCCAATCCCAATCTTACCGGGCCAGCCTTCTCGAAATCCCGGCGGGCTCCCTGTCCGGCAAAACCTTCGTCATCACAGGAACGCTCAGCCATCCGCGGGATTACTTTGAACAGCTTATCGCCTCCCACGGGGGAAAAGCCACCGGAGCCATCTCCAAATCCACCTCCTGCCTCCTGGCAGGCAACGGAGGAGGCTCCAAGCGGGACAAGGCCCTCAAACTGGGCGTGCCCGTCATTTCCGAGGAAGACTTCTACAAAATGATCGGGAATTAA
- the pgsA gene encoding CDP-diacylglycerol--glycerol-3-phosphate 3-phosphatidyltransferase, whose product MLNLPNAITLTRIALVVVFTAAVSVADRYSWGYLAALVTFILAACTDWLDGYLARRLNQVTTFGKLIDPLADKIAVSAAFIYLTGEGLCPAWITILIISREFLVTGLRQIAQDHGVIIPAGTSGKWKTAFQLAFCIACLLALTWTHTPEYLPSITDRLAALCLWHGSGASNLLYQVTLWGSVILTVYSGAVYCAGARKFLQR is encoded by the coding sequence ATGCTGAACCTGCCCAATGCCATTACCCTGACGCGTATTGCCCTGGTAGTCGTCTTTACGGCAGCAGTCAGCGTCGCGGACCGGTATTCCTGGGGATACCTGGCTGCGCTGGTCACGTTCATTCTGGCTGCCTGCACGGACTGGCTGGACGGCTACCTGGCCCGCCGCCTGAATCAGGTCACCACCTTCGGCAAGCTGATTGACCCCCTGGCGGATAAAATAGCCGTCTCCGCTGCCTTCATTTACCTGACGGGCGAAGGGCTCTGCCCCGCCTGGATTACCATTCTCATCATCAGCAGGGAATTCTTGGTCACCGGACTGCGCCAGATTGCGCAGGATCATGGCGTCATCATCCCTGCGGGAACGTCCGGCAAATGGAAAACCGCCTTCCAGCTGGCCTTCTGCATCGCCTGCCTGCTGGCCCTGACATGGACGCATACGCCGGAATACCTGCCTTCCATCACGGACCGGCTGGCCGCGCTCTGCCTGTGGCACGGTTCCGGCGCTTCCAACTTGCTGTACCAGGTTACACTGTGGGGTTCCGTCATCCTGACCGTTTATTCCGGAGCCGTTTACTGCGCGGGCGCCCGCAAATTCCTGCAGCGTTGA
- a CDS encoding DEAD/DEAH box helicase codes for MVSTTFRELGLSAPILRQLENLEYKTPTPIQAACIPLLLQNKDLMGLAQTGTGKTAAFALPLIQQLSERSGKPPGRRVRALILSPTRELAAQIHENIRAYARGLHLSTAVIFGGVGYASQFKELAGGLDILVATPGRLIDHLERRTVSLDGVETLILDEADHMLDMGFAPALKKIVSKIPRKRHTQMFSATMPDNIRQLAQTLLQKPETVRVSPPSSTADRVEQFLCMVGSQSEKRLLTLELLKQQELPGRTLIFTRTRHGADRLASFLSGKDYPASAIHGDKSQGRRERMLREFRSGKTPVLVATDIAARGIDVKDVRLVINYDLPEEPEVYVHRIGRTARAGAAGQAIALCSPEEIRKARNVHKLLGRLLPVHASSASVPAELRAVPEARRKRSSPMQEKRSAPRREPRKGYGRNGSRAEA; via the coding sequence ATGGTATCAACTACATTCAGGGAGCTTGGCTTGTCGGCTCCCATTCTCCGCCAACTGGAGAATCTGGAGTACAAGACCCCCACTCCCATCCAGGCAGCCTGCATCCCCCTGTTGCTGCAGAACAAGGACCTGATGGGGCTGGCGCAAACCGGAACCGGAAAAACGGCCGCGTTCGCCCTGCCCCTTATTCAACAGCTTTCAGAACGTTCCGGAAAGCCGCCGGGCCGCCGGGTAAGGGCGCTTATTCTGAGTCCCACCCGGGAACTGGCTGCGCAAATTCATGAAAATATCCGCGCCTACGCCAGAGGGCTGCATCTGTCCACCGCCGTCATTTTCGGAGGCGTGGGGTATGCTTCCCAGTTCAAGGAACTGGCCGGAGGCCTGGATATTCTGGTAGCCACGCCCGGCAGACTGATCGACCATCTGGAACGCCGGACCGTCAGTCTGGACGGCGTGGAAACCCTGATTCTGGATGAGGCGGACCATATGCTGGATATGGGATTCGCCCCAGCCCTGAAAAAAATCGTCTCCAAAATCCCGAGGAAACGCCACACGCAGATGTTTTCCGCCACCATGCCGGACAATATCCGGCAACTGGCCCAGACCCTGCTTCAGAAACCGGAAACGGTGAGAGTCTCCCCTCCCTCCTCCACGGCGGACAGGGTAGAACAGTTCCTTTGCATGGTCGGCTCCCAGTCGGAAAAAAGGCTCCTTACCCTGGAACTGCTGAAACAGCAGGAGCTCCCTGGCCGCACGCTTATCTTTACCCGGACCAGGCATGGAGCAGACCGCCTGGCCTCCTTCCTGTCCGGAAAGGATTATCCGGCTTCCGCCATTCACGGGGACAAAAGCCAGGGCAGGCGCGAACGCATGCTCCGTGAATTCCGTTCCGGGAAAACGCCTGTCCTCGTCGCCACGGACATCGCCGCCCGCGGCATTGACGTAAAAGACGTGCGGCTTGTCATCAATTATGATTTGCCGGAAGAACCGGAGGTCTATGTGCACCGCATCGGCCGCACGGCGCGCGCCGGAGCCGCCGGGCAAGCCATCGCTCTCTGTTCCCCGGAGGAAATCAGGAAAGCCAGGAATGTGCACAAGCTGTTGGGACGCCTCCTTCCCGTACACGCTTCCAGCGCCTCCGTCCCGGCTGAATTGCGCGCAGTCCCAGAAGCGCGCAGGAAAAGGAGCAGCCCCATGCAGGAAAAACGTTCCGCTCCCCGCAGGGAGCCGCGGAAAGGGTACGGAAGGAACGGCAGCCGTGCGGAAGCATGA